The stretch of DNA CGCCACGTATCGAATCCGCCCAGCGCCTGGGCTTCGCTGAGCACGACGCGTGTGAGCCTGCCTCCGTGCCGGTCGCGCCACTGAGCCAATACCGCCTCGCCCTGCAAGGTCACGGCATTGGCGACCAGCCGGCCGCCTGCGCGCAGGCGGGACCAGCACGCCTCCAGCAACCCGGGCGTGGTTACGCCGCCGCCGACGAAAACCGCGTCGGGAGCCGGCAGGCAGGCCAGCGCATCGGGCGCGCGCCCCGGCACCAATTGCAGGTCCGGCACCCCCAGGGCATCGCGATTGTGGATGATGAAGGCCTGGCGGGCCGGTTCCGGCTCGATTGCAATGGCGCGGCAGGCCGGATGCGCGCGCATCCATTCGATGCCGATGGAGCCGCATCCCGCACCGACATCCCAGAGCAGTTCGCCGGGAATGGGCGCCAGCCGCGCCAGCGTCATCGCGCGCACGTCACGCTTGGTCAGTTGGCCGTCGTTCCGGAATGCCTCGTCGGGCAAACCCACGGTCAAGGGCTGGGACAGTTCCCGAGGAGCGCGGCACGTCAACGCCACGAGATTGAGCGCGGCGACGCCATCCTGGCGCCACGTCTGCGCCGACGCGTCGATCCGGCTTTCGCGCGCACCGCCCAGATTCTCGAAAACACTCATACGCGATGCGCCGAACCCGACCGCATTCAACAGGCTTGCGATCTCGCGCGGCGTGGCGCCGTCGCGGCTGAGCACAAGCAGCCTGGCACCGTCGCGCAGATAGGCATTTAAGGCGGCAAGCGGGCGTCCGACCAAGGACAGGCTTTGGACGTCCTGCAGGGACCAACCCATCCTCGCGGCGGCCAGCGATAGCGACGACGGCCCGGAAATCACGCGCAGTTCCGCGGCGGAAAACGCGCGCGCCAGCGTCGAGCCCACGCCGAACAGCATGGGATCGCCGCTGGCAAGAACGCACACCGGCGTACCGCGCCAGGCATGGATGGGCGCGATGTCGAAGGGTTTGGGCCAGGCTACGCGCCTGGCGCGCAGCCTGGCCGGCAACATCGCCAGATGCCGCGCGCCGCCGACCACGACTTCGGCGTCAAAGAGGGCTCGCCGCGCGCCACGACCCAATCCGGCAAAACCGTCTTCGCCTATCCCCACCACGGTCAGCCAAGGCAGGATCGCATCCTGGATCGTCATCTTTTACCCGCTTTTTAAAGCCTTTTTACGGCTTTTTGCGATAAGAAAAAAGGCATAATACCGCCTTGCCGATACCGTTCGTATCAGACCCTTGCTTGCCTTCCCTCGGCCATCCGCCTGCCCCGCCCTGTCGCGCATCGTTGCCGCGCACGATGGCGGGCTGTGCCGCGTCAAATTGCCGGGCGGCGTTCTGCAGGCGAGCCAGGCCCTGGCCATCGCCGAGGCGGTCAAGGCCCATGCAGCCGGCCTCGAACTGACCAACCGGGCCAACTTTCAGATACGCGGCATCAAGCCGGGACACGAAACGGCGATCACCGCGCAATTGCTGGCCGCCGGTCTGGGGCCGCGGGGGCAGCAGCCTTGCGCGCAGCAGGCCCTGGTGGCCGATGACGTGCGCAACCTGATGCTCAGCCCCAGCGCCGGCCGGGATGCCTACGCGCTGCACGATACGGAACCGCTTGCACTGGCGATGCTCGCGCTGCTGCAGAACGAACCCGAATTCGCGGCCCTTTCACCCAAGTTCTCCATTTTGCTCGATGGCGGCGAACGCCTGGCGGAACTCGAGCACCCGCACGATCTCTGGTTTGCGGCGATGGGGCCGCAAGACAGCGACGAGGCCTGGTTTGCGCTCGGACTGGCCGGCCAACCCGCGCGCATGCCCGGCAGCGCCCTGGCCGCGGTGCGCGCGCGCGATGTTCCCGCCCTGGCACATGCCCTGCTGCTGACGTTCATCGCACTGGCTGGCACGGACCAGAAACGCATGCGCGACCTGCTCGCCACACGGGATGCACAGACCGTCATCGGGCATGCCGCCGCGAAATCCGGCCTGGCGCTGCGCCAGGACGCCCGGGTCCTGTCATGGCGCCGTCCGGCGGCCGAGCCCGACCGCCGCTTCGGCGCGCATGCGCAGCGCCAGCCCGGGCTGTGGCATGTCGGCGGGCAACCGCCGCTGGGCCGCCTCGACACGGCGACGCTGCGCGATCTGGCGGGGCTGGCTCATGAGCACGCGCAAGGCGCATTGCGCGCCACGCCATGGCAAGGCCTACTTATTACCGATGTTCCCGAGGACTGCCTGGCGCATGTCGAGAGCGGATTGCGCCGCCTGGGCTTCATACTGGATGCGCGCGCGCCGCTAGGCAGATTGGTCGCCTGCGCCGGCTCGGCCGGATGCGCAAAGGGCCGGGCCGACACGAAAGCCGATGCGCTCAAGCTGGCGCAATGCCTGCCCGAAGCCATGCCCCCGACGCATCTGAGCGGATGCGAGCGATCGTGCGCCATGGCGAGCTGCGCCCCCCATACGCTGCTCGCGACGGCGCCAGGGCGCTACGATCTGTACCGGCGCATGCACGGCGGGACATCCCGCTTCGGTTCGTGCATCGGGAAACACCTGACTATTGAAGAGGCTGCCCACCACATGATCGACTACGTCCGCGACGGACAGGCCATCTATCGCCAGTCGTTCGAAACAATCCGCGCCGAAGCGGATCTGTCCCAAATCCCCGCGGACCTGGAAAAACTCGCAGTGCGCGTCATCCATGCCTGCGGCATGACCGATATCGCGCAAGCGCTGCGGTTTTCCCCAGGCGCCGGCGCGGCCGGCCGAGCGGCCCTGCTGCGCGGTTCGCCCATTCTTTGCGATGCGCGGATGGTGGCTGAAGGCATCACGCGCGCCCGGCTGCCGGCATCGAACGAAGTGATCTGCACGCTCTCCGATCCGTGCGTGCCGGATCTGGCACGCACGCTCGGCAACACGCGTTCGGCGGCCGCCCTGGAACTCTGGCGCCCCTGGCTGGAAGGCAGCGTCGTGGCAATAGGCAATGCGCCGACCGCGCTCTTTTACCTGCTGGACATGATCGCTCAAGGCGCGCCGCGCCCCGCGCTGATACTCGGCTTTCCCGTTGGCTTCGTCGGCGCGGCCGAATCGAAAGCCATGTTGGTCGAAACCAGCCATGGCGTACCTTTTGTGACCATAGAAGGCCGAAGGGGTGGCAGCGCAATGGTGGCCGCGGCCGTCAACGCGCTGGCATCGGATGCGGAATGACAAAAAACACCGGACGCCTCTACGGCATCGGCGTGGGCCCCGGCGACCCGGAGCTGCTCACCCTCAAAGCGCTGCGGCTGCTCAAGGCCTCGCCCGTGGTGGCCTACTTTGTCGCCAAGGGCAAGAAAGGCAACGCGTTCAGCATCATCGAACCGCATCTGTCCGACGCGCAGACCAGGCTTGCTCTGGTCTACCCGGTGACCACCGAGGCGCTGGAGCCGCCTCTTTCCTACGAAGCCGTCATCGCCGACTTTTACGACAGCGTATCGGCCCTGATCGGCGAACACCTGAAGGCCGGCAAGGACGTTGCGGTTGTCTGCGAGGGCGATCCCTTCTTCTACGGCTCGTACATGTATCTTCACGACCGGCTGGCCGGCACATTTGCGGTGGAAGTCATTCCGGGCGTGTGTTCGATGCTGGGCGGCACGGCAGTGCTGGGCACGCCGCTGGTCTACCGCAACCAGAGCCTGACCGTCCTTTCAGGCGTCATGCCTGCCGACGAACTCAAGCGCAAGCTGGCCGACACCGACGCCGCGGTGGTCATGAAGCTGGGGCGGCATTTCGAAAAAGTGCGCCGCGTGCTGGATGAACTGGGCCTGGCCGAACGTGCGCTGTACGTCGAGCGGGCCACCATGCCGAATCAGCGCATCGTCCCGCTTGCCGAGGTCGACCCCATGGCTTCGCCCTATTTTTCACTGCTCGTGGTGCCGGGGAAAAAATGGCAGGGCTAACCTCGCCGGCCCCCGCGATAATCATCCTGGGATCCGGCGCGCTTGCGACCGCGCGCCGGATTCAGGCCGCGCTCCCGGCATCGCGGGTGCACGGATTGAGGGCGCGCACCGAAGGCCAGGCGGACGTCGCCTTCGAACGGACCGGCCAACACCTGCAGGAACTGTACAAGTGCGGCACGCCTATCGTGGCCCTGTGCGCGGCGGGCATCGTGATCCGCTGCGTGGCGCCCATGCTGGCCGACAAGGGCCTGGAGCCTCCCATCGTGGCGGTTGCGCAAGACGCAAGCGCCGTCGTGCCCTTGCTTGGAGGCACGGCGGGCGTCAACGCGCTGGCCCGGCAAATCGCGCAGGCACTGGGTGTCGCGCCGGCCATCACGACCAGCGGCGAACTGCGCTTTGGCACCTGTCTGCTGGACCCGCCCGAAGGCTATGTGCTCGCGGACATCGAGCAGGGCAAGCATTTCGTGTCCGATCTACTGGCGGGCCAGCGCGTCCGCCTAGAAGGCCACGCGCCTTGGCTGGACGATGCCGATATCCCGCAAGCCGCATCGGCCAGACTCGCGATCCGCGTCACGCCGTTCGCATCGGATAGGCATCGCGACGAATTGCTCATCCATCCGCGCAGCGTCGTCGCCGGGCTTGGCGGCGCCGCCGGCGCCGAGCACGTGCTGGAAGCGCTCGCCGACCACGAGCTTTCCCCGCTGTCGCTTGCGCTTCTTCTGGCCCCTGCCGCGAACATGGGCGATCCGCGGATCGCACGGGTCGCCGACACGCTGGGGGTGCCGCTGCGCTTTGCCGACCATGAGGCGCAAGAACCGGCGCAATGGCTGCTTGCCGCACCAGACCTGGCTCACGATGTCCGCGTACATGAAAATGGCGTCGCGCTCGCGCTGGCACCGCATCCCGTCATCCCAGAGCGCATCGGCCGCGCCCGCGGTCGCCTGACCGTCGTCGGCTTGGGGCCGGGCAGCGCGGGGCTGATGGTGCCCGACGCCCGAAAGGCGCTGGACGAGGCCAGCGACATCCTCGGCTACGAAACCTATATCCGCATGGCCGGGCCTTTGCGCGCCGACCAGCGGCAGCATGCCAGCGACAACCGCGAGGAACTTCAGCGCGCCCGCCATGCCTTCGAACTGGCCAGCGAGGGCCGGCGCGTCGTCGTCGTCTCTTCCGGCGACCCGGGCATCTTCGCCATGGCTGCGGCGGTACTTGAGGCGCTCGATACAGACGGCCACGCGCGGTGGAGGCAGGTCGACCTGCGCATCGTGCCGGGAGTATCGGCGGCCATGGCCACCGCCGCGCAGGCGGGCGCGCCGCTCGGCCACGATTTCTGCATGCTGTCGCTGTCGGACAACCTCAAGCCGTGGCACATCATCCGCGAGCGCTTGCAGCACGCCGCGCAGGCTGATCTGGTGATGGCCTTCTACAACCCGATATCGCGCGCGCGGCCGTGGCAGCTCGACCATGCGCTGGACATCGTGCGCAACTGGCGGACACCGGCCACCCCCGTGGTGCTGGGCCGGGATATCGGCCGCCCGGGCGCCAAACTCACGACGACGACGCTGGGCGAGCTGCGTTCGGACCAGGTGGACATGCGCACCGTGGTGATCGTCGGCTCATCCACCACGCGCGGCGTGCAGGGCGGCCCGCAGGGCGAATGGATCTACACCCCGCGCTGGTACGCGGCGCCGGACCCCGGCTAGTGTCCTGTCCTATAAGCTCACGGCCAAAATCAAATTGATGGATTCGCACGCACGGCTAGGCCCTAACCGCCCGCGCCGGCTGCACCGAGCTTGTCGTAGCCCTTGGCGCGGTAGATCGCCCACGAGGCGATCCAGGACGCGGCAAACACCCCGATGATGACGAATCCAAGGTTGTTGAAATTGTCGTTGAGCGATCCGATCGCATCCCAAAACAGGCCCGTGAACGGGTACTTGTCGTGCACGATGCCCAGGATCTCGATGCCGCCAATGAGCACGGCGACCAGGACGGACACCAGCGTAATGGTGAGGTTGTAGTAGAGCTTGCGCACGGGATGAACGAACGCCCAGTCGTAGGCGCCGAGCATGAGGATGCCGTCGGTGGTGTCGATCAATGCCATGCCGGCCGCGAACAAGGCCGGGAACACCAATATCGCGCTCATCGACAGGCCGTGCGCCGCCTGCGTGGCGGACATGCCGAGCAGGCTGACCTCAGTCGCGGTATCGAAACCCAGGCCGAACAAAAAGCCCACCGGAAGCATCCAGGCCGGCGCCGAAACAAGGCGCAACAGCGGACGGAAGATGCGCGCCAGCACCCCACGATCGTTGAGCAGGATATCGAGGTCGTCGTCGCTGTAGGATTCGCCTCGGCGTACCTTGCCGAACGCGCGCCATACCCCGCGCAGGATGACGATGTTCATGCCTGCGACCAGGAACAGGAAGAGCGCCGAGACGCTCATGGAGATAAGGCCGCCGATCCCGCGCCAGGCCGCAAGCCTGCTCTCGAGCGCGATGGCCGTGACCGCGACCATCGCGGACACGATCAGCACCACGAGCGAATGGCCGAGCGCGAAGAAAAATCCCACCGTCACGGGACGCTGGCCCTCCTGCATGAGCTTGCGGGTAACGTTGTCGATCGCGGCGATATGATCCGCGTCGACCGCGTGCCGCAAGCCAAAGCCCCACGCCAGCAGGCCGGCACTCAAGAGCAGCGGCTGCCCGTGAAAGGCCATGAATGCCCATATCCAGGCGCCGATATTGAACGCGGCCAGCACCGCGTACATGCCACCGACCCGGCGGCGCAACACGCCCGGTGAGGGCCCGAGAGTCAGAATTACGGACATGGAAGATTCCTCAGGCCGGTGCCGCACCTACCAGATGCGGCGGTGCCATGGCTGCCTGGGTACCGATCAACGGCAGGCCGGCCGGCGAACAATCGTACAAGCCTGAATTGGCGAGCGTCAATTTCCAGGGCCTCTACTCAATGACGAACTCGTCCAACCGAAGATATACCGCAGACCATTCGTGGGCCAGTCGCCGGCAACCCTGACTGGCGGGGCGGCCCTGCCCGCAGTCGACCACGACGATCCGGTCCGCCGCGGATGGCATCGCTACCCGCTCGCGCGTATGGCCGTCGGTCAATACCCACAGGACCCGCTCCTGGGAGACGCGTCGCCGTCGGGCGAGCGCCAGTAGCCGCGCGGCGGCCGTCATGCCCAATGCCAGCGGGGTGCCGCCCCCGCCGCAGATGGGGTGTATCCAGCGTTCGCTCCACCACCTGGGTACGGCGGGACCGAACAAGACATTGGCATGCCCGCCGCCGAACCGGACCAATGCCACTTCGGCCCGCTCTCGGGCCAGCCGCTCGAAATATCCGAGGAGCACGCCCTTTGCCAGCGCCAAGCCGTTGCCTCGAAGCATCGAGGCCGAGCAGTCCAGCAGAAAGCAATGAAGAACGCCAGGCTTGAGACCGTCGCGGACGAATCGCAGATGGGTTCTATGCAACGGCCGATTTCCCTTGCTCGCCAGCGTGGAAACCCACGCGATGCGACGCCCCGCGGCGGCCAGGGATCCCCGCTTGCGCTGACGGCCTGCGCCGCCGGACCACCGGGAGCCGCTGTCCAGATCAGCGGCGGCGCTTTCCCGATGGCTCAGGGTTTTTTTGCCGGTAGCGCAACGACACCCTTGACGCGGGCGGTGCCTGTGCGTTCGGGAGGCAGATAACCCCAGCCGTCGTCATCGCGCGGCGCCGATTGCGGGGCGCCTGACTCGCTGCCTGGCGCCCCGCTCTGTTTATCGCGCTTGTTCTGTTGCTGAACCGGGTTGTCCTGGACGCCGTCGGACCGCTCGTCGGAAGACGCGTGCCGGCGATGTTTGAGCACTGCCTCGGCCACACTCTCGACATGAACCCGCGTGATGCGGTGCGCCGACTCCAGCGCGGCCAGCGCGCGCGCCGCGCGCAGCATCACCAGATCGGCACGCATTCCGTCGACCGCCGCGGCAATGCAAAGCCGGCTTACCGTTGCGTGCACATCATCCTCGAACGCAAGGCCTGCCATGGCCGACCGCGCAGCGAGAATACGCTGCCTCAGCGCCTGTTGCGCATGCGCATGCCGCTCGCGGAACACCACCGGATCGCGATCGAAATCAAGTCGCGCCTTGACGATTTGCTCGCGTACCCGCGGGTCAAAGCAGTTCTCGATCTCGACCATCAGCCCGAACCGATCGAGCAGCTGGGGCCGCAGCTCGCCCTCTTCGGGGTTCATCGTCCCGATCAGCACGAAGCGCGCGGCATGGTGGTGGGAAACCCCGTCCCGCTCCACGACGTTGACCCCGCTTGCCGCCACATCGAGTACGACATCGACCAGGGCATCCGCAAGCAGGTTCACTTCGTCCACATAAAGCAC from Bordetella sp. FB-8 encodes:
- a CDS encoding ATP-binding protein — protein: MTRVSAEKTTPLPLPFPLSALIGQQALRLALLLVAVDPSIGGLLVSGPRGTAKSTAARSLAELLPSGSFVTLPLGASEERLIGTLDIDEALRGGGVKFSPGLLARAHEGVLYVDEVNLLADALVDVVLDVAASGVNVVERDGVSHHHAARFVLIGTMNPEEGELRPQLLDRFGLMVEIENCFDPRVREQIVKARLDFDRDPVVFRERHAHAQQALRQRILAARSAMAGLAFEDDVHATVSRLCIAAAVDGMRADLVMLRAARALAALESAHRITRVHVESVAEAVLKHRRHASSDERSDGVQDNPVQQQNKRDKQSGAPGSESGAPQSAPRDDDGWGYLPPERTGTARVKGVVALPAKKP
- a CDS encoding VWA domain-containing protein, whose amino-acid sequence is MHRTHLRFVRDGLKPGVLHCFLLDCSASMLRGNGLALAKGVLLGYFERLARERAEVALVRFGGGHANVLFGPAVPRWWSERWIHPICGGGGTPLALGMTAAARLLALARRRRVSQERVLWVLTDGHTRERVAMPSAADRIVVVDCGQGRPASQGCRRLAHEWSAVYLRLDEFVIE
- a CDS encoding precorrin-2 C(20)-methyltransferase; translation: MTKNTGRLYGIGVGPGDPELLTLKALRLLKASPVVAYFVAKGKKGNAFSIIEPHLSDAQTRLALVYPVTTEALEPPLSYEAVIADFYDSVSALIGEHLKAGKDVAVVCEGDPFFYGSYMYLHDRLAGTFAVEVIPGVCSMLGGTAVLGTPLVYRNQSLTVLSGVMPADELKRKLADTDAAVVMKLGRHFEKVRRVLDELGLAERALYVERATMPNQRIVPLAEVDPMASPYFSLLVVPGKKWQG
- a CDS encoding HoxN/HupN/NixA family nickel/cobalt transporter yields the protein MSVILTLGPSPGVLRRRVGGMYAVLAAFNIGAWIWAFMAFHGQPLLLSAGLLAWGFGLRHAVDADHIAAIDNVTRKLMQEGQRPVTVGFFFALGHSLVVLIVSAMVAVTAIALESRLAAWRGIGGLISMSVSALFLFLVAGMNIVILRGVWRAFGKVRRGESYSDDDLDILLNDRGVLARIFRPLLRLVSAPAWMLPVGFLFGLGFDTATEVSLLGMSATQAAHGLSMSAILVFPALFAAGMALIDTTDGILMLGAYDWAFVHPVRKLYYNLTITLVSVLVAVLIGGIEILGIVHDKYPFTGLFWDAIGSLNDNFNNLGFVIIGVFAASWIASWAIYRAKGYDKLGAAGAGG
- the cobJ gene encoding precorrin-3B C(17)-methyltransferase, yielding MAGLTSPAPAIIILGSGALATARRIQAALPASRVHGLRARTEGQADVAFERTGQHLQELYKCGTPIVALCAAGIVIRCVAPMLADKGLEPPIVAVAQDASAVVPLLGGTAGVNALARQIAQALGVAPAITTSGELRFGTCLLDPPEGYVLADIEQGKHFVSDLLAGQRVRLEGHAPWLDDADIPQAASARLAIRVTPFASDRHRDELLIHPRSVVAGLGGAAGAEHVLEALADHELSPLSLALLLAPAANMGDPRIARVADTLGVPLRFADHEAQEPAQWLLAAPDLAHDVRVHENGVALALAPHPVIPERIGRARGRLTVVGLGPGSAGLMVPDARKALDEASDILGYETYIRMAGPLRADQRQHASDNREELQRARHAFELASEGRRVVVVSSGDPGIFAMAAAVLEALDTDGHARWRQVDLRIVPGVSAAMATAAQAGAPLGHDFCMLSLSDNLKPWHIIRERLQHAAQADLVMAFYNPISRARPWQLDHALDIVRNWRTPATPVVLGRDIGRPGAKLTTTTLGELRSDQVDMRTVVIVGSSTTRGVQGGPQGEWIYTPRWYAAPDPG
- a CDS encoding precorrin-8X methylmutase, whose translation is MIDYVRDGQAIYRQSFETIRAEADLSQIPADLEKLAVRVIHACGMTDIAQALRFSPGAGAAGRAALLRGSPILCDARMVAEGITRARLPASNEVICTLSDPCVPDLARTLGNTRSAAALELWRPWLEGSVVAIGNAPTALFYLLDMIAQGAPRPALILGFPVGFVGAAESKAMLVETSHGVPFVTIEGRRGGSAMVAAAVNALASDAE
- a CDS encoding bifunctional cobalt-precorrin-7 (C(5))-methyltransferase/cobalt-precorrin-6B (C(15))-methyltransferase — translated: MTIQDAILPWLTVVGIGEDGFAGLGRGARRALFDAEVVVGGARHLAMLPARLRARRVAWPKPFDIAPIHAWRGTPVCVLASGDPMLFGVGSTLARAFSAAELRVISGPSSLSLAAARMGWSLQDVQSLSLVGRPLAALNAYLRDGARLLVLSRDGATPREIASLLNAVGFGASRMSVFENLGGARESRIDASAQTWRQDGVAALNLVALTCRAPRELSQPLTVGLPDEAFRNDGQLTKRDVRAMTLARLAPIPGELLWDVGAGCGSIGIEWMRAHPACRAIAIEPEPARQAFIIHNRDALGVPDLQLVPGRAPDALACLPAPDAVFVGGGVTTPGLLEACWSRLRAGGRLVANAVTLQGEAVLAQWRDRHGGRLTRVVLSEAQALGGFDTWRPALPITLLDVTKSA